CAAGGCGTCGCCGAGCCATTCCGTGAATGCTTCGGACTCGGGGCCGGTATGCGCCCCCACCATGGCAGTGCCGGCGACGTGGGCGAAGAAGTGGGCGCGCGCAATGTACTCGGACACCTTTTCGGGCGTGGTATCCCCTGAGCCCATGGCATGGAGGGTCAGGTGGAAGAGCGAAAGGTGCGTGTAGACATGCAGCGTGGACAGCACGCGGACGGAATCCATCTGCCTCGGCCCTTCGGGCGTGGGATTCCACGGAATGTTGAGGAAGGGGCCGCTGGTCGGTGTGTACTGCGGTGGCAGAAGCCGCCGGACGAGTAGGAGATCGCCGAACTTCTGGTGCAGCGTCTCATGCAGAAGAGACTCGGCCAGATAGACCGGATCCCTCAGTATTCGCTCGTTGACGACGATGGTGAGAGGCGTCGGTGTGAGGTATGCGGAGTCAAAGGTACCGGCCAGGATCAGAACATTGCCGGAGAAGGGAAGGGTTTCGGTGGCGACCCGCCCCAGCGCCGACGAGAGAAATTCTTTTGCCTCGTCGATCCTCTCCTGCTGGAAGAGTGAAGGATCGAATTCTGGCGTTTCGGCCCCGTATCCTTCGGCCCGAAGGTCATGCACCGCTTCCTCGGTGATCCAGCGGATATCCTGATCGCTGGCAGGAGTGTCGATTCCGAGAACCCGCAGCGAAACAGAGAAATCCGCATCCGCTGTGAGGGGCGACGAAGGGGCCAAGGTGGCGGTGAGGGCCTGATCGCGGGTTGCCGAGGGTGCGCCGCGCAGCACCTTCTCAAGTTCCGCTCTGAGTCGCGCCTTGCGTGCGGAAGTCGGAACTCTCGAATAAGTGAGATTCTGCTTTCCTGGCGGAGTCAGCAACTCGGTGAGTCCGTCGAAAAGCGCGTCGGAATCGCTGCGGATCGATGGCCCGTCGCCGTAGGGCCCGTTCGCCAGATGCTCGACGATGTGGTGGATCACTGCGCGCTCCCAGAGCGGATGAGATTTCCCGACTTGAGGTCTCCGAGGATCTCGTTGAAAATTCCGGTATCCTTCGGTGCACCGTGTTGCTCCCGCGCTTCCTGGTACGCTGCGCGGGCCGCTTCGATGTTGCCGCGATGCCGCACCAGCAGCGCCAGAACCGCAGCCGTCCCGGCGCCGAGCAGGACGGCGGAGACGGGCTCGACTGTGAAGGCCAGCACATGCCTTCCCGTGGAAAGCCTGGCGATGCGGTGGACGTTCACGTGGACGTCCTCGTCGGAGACGATGGTCGGGCCGGTCATGACTCCCCCTGGATGATGTGCTCTTCGGTCAATGGGTAGGCATGGCCGCTCGGCATGCTTTTGAGGGCTTCGGTCAACTGGCAGACCAGGGCGTTGCCGTCGACGGCCAGCGCCCGCGAGAACCTCTGATCGGCGAGGGCCGCCATCATGAAGGATGCACGCGCCGCGCATTCACGGGCTCGCTCGATGCTCTGCGGCGTACCCATGGCGGCGTTCAGCAGGGCGATGTGCGTGTACACGTGACCGGCCGACAGCAAACGCCAGGCATCGAACTCGCGCCGTCGCCGGGGCGGATACCAAGGCAGCGACAGCCTGAACCGTTCGGCGGTGTCGAGGGCTGGAGCGAGGAGCCAGCGAATCTGTCGAAGCGCGGCAGACTTCTCGTGTAGGGACTCGTGCAGGATCGCTTCCGCCACCCGGCCGGTGTCCTTGAGGAGGAGCTCGTCGTTCACGACGATCGTCTCGGGAAGCTGCATGAGGTACATGCTCTCGATGGGCGACCGGTGCACGAGTACCAGGTGGACCAGGGGCAGTGTCGTGCTCGAAATCAGAGGGAGGTGGTCCCGCACCGTGATGAGCCCCGACCGCAGGGCGGCCAGCGCGGCATCGGGCAGCGTGGGGGATGCGGCCCGGCCCAGGGCGTTCTGGGTCATCGCCGACTGGAAGAGATGGTCGAAGGCGTCGAAGCCGTGACGGGGGGAATAGTCCAGCGCCCACAGTCCAGGATCGAGCCGTTGGCCGGAGTCGTACGCGGGTGGCGTGCGGACGTGATCCGGGGTATCCGGAGGGGTACACCCCACGCCGGCCGCGGCGTGATTGACCTTGGCTCTCCAGACGACCCGCTCGATGGCTCCCGCCACGCTTGAGTCCGGGCCCGGCCGTCCGGTGACGGGAATCCTGGCCGACTCGGCCACGCCCTGACACCAGGTGTCGACGTCGGACAGGAGACCATCACTCGCGACCGGTCCCGAGGAGAGCAGCGAGTCAAGGTCTTCGATCAGCCGGATACCCATGATGTCTCCTGAAGGCCCAGTGTGAGGAGGACGGCCTCTTCGCCGGGACCGAGGGGGGTTCTGCCATGCGGAGTCTCGGCCGCATGGAACCAGGCAGCCTGGCCGGGCGCGAGGTCGTAGCCGGTGACGACGGAGCTCGACTGGACGAAGTACGTGGCCGAGAACCTCTTGGCGTGCTCCGGCCTGACTCGCTTCAGGCAGAGCAGGAGGTTCAGCGGGAACCGGTTGGCGTTGTCGACGTGCAGGGGGATGAAGTCGCCCTCCTCGTAATAGAGAAAGGAGCAGAGGTACTTCGCGTGGATGCTTCGTCCGTAGAGCTCCTCGACGGACTCCCTGACGCGTGCGGCATCCAGCCGGCCGACTACCTCTGGCGGGCACGCGGAGATGGTTCGGCCGTAGCGAACCTGTGCCTCCGCGCGAGCCGAGGACGCGAAGTCGACCATCTCGGCCAGGAATTCGGCATCGGCGAACCCGGGCCGAAGGACGATCGGCTCGAACAGCCTTGAGGTGGCCGTTGAGTCGGCGGCGCAGTCGATGAGAATGCGGCTCGGCGTTTCGGGGCGCGGCAGCAGGCCGCGCGGGGTGAGGGGCATGAGGATCCGAGACCACTCGTTCGTCCTCTGCTCGGCCTCTCTCAGGACGGCTCCTGAAGCATCTGCGTTCTGCATGTGATCACACCCTCCGGCTTCGAACTCCACACTTGTCGGGCACGCCCCCGCCGTCTCCGGTGAGGGCGTGCCCGAGTACCCCGTGTCCTGCATTGGCCAGTGGCCGAACCCGTCGGCGCGGTGCGAGGTCACGCTCTGACCGCTTGACCCCGCCGGTTCAACTCGCGATACGGGTTTCCGGACTGGTTACGCCGGGTCCGGGTACTGGGCCTGTGCGCGCAGGTCGGGAGCGGAGATGGTCACCATCGTGGACTCGGCGTCGCCCTCGAGGAAGGCGAGCTCCATCAGCTGGTCGATGTCCACCATGTTGGAGTCGTTGTTACCCATGATCTCTCCTTATGAACGATGGCTGTGGTCCGTCGGCTCTTCCGTCGGACGGTGGCCTTGAGGAGAGTCTGGAGCGCGGGATCAACGCTTCTCCAACCTGTGACTAACAGCGTCACTGCTTATGCGGCCGGCCTCCAACAGGCCACTAACGTCGATCCTTCCTGACGGACCGTCGGTTCTTCCGGTGGACCGTTTCGCGTTCGTGGGCTGATCACGGTCATGGCGACAGGCTGGCTGCCGCGTCTGGTGGGCGCCGGGGTTCCACGGCTCCGGGCGGGATGGGCGCTCGTCGGGAAAGCTCGAAGGCGCTGCTGATCACGTCGATGCAGGGCCAGTTGGCGGGCCAGGCGGAACGTGTGGCGATGGCTGGTGCTGACCAGCTGGGCGGCAGCGTCCCGGTCGGTAAACGAGCCCGTGACGTCCTGGTCGCAGGCTCAGATGGACATCACGGGCGGCACCACTCGCAGTCGGTCAGCCCCTGGTTGAGGCCGAGCAGCACGCTCGCGGCGACGATCCAGCCCCAGGACGGCGCCCACGCGAGCGCGAAGGACACGGGGGCGCTGGCCAGGCCGGAGGCGTCGGTGCTGATGAGGGGACGGTGGCGCCTCGGGCCGAGGTCGGGCTGGGCTTGACCTCCTCGCGTCGGGCTGACCGGCCCGGTCAGTGCGCGGCAGCTGCCCGGGTGAGGACAGCCGCCGCCGTCTCGATGTCGCCTGGGGCGGTCCAGCGACCCGGCGTCAGCCGCAGGGCACCGAGCGCCCGCTCCGCGGACAGGCCCATCGCGGTCAGGACGGGTGAAAGGGTGGGGGTGCCGCTGTGGCAGGCCGAGCCGGTGGAAGCAGCGATCCCGTGGGTGGCGGCGAGGAGCCCCGGCGGCCTATGGCACGACGTGGGCGCGGGCGCGGAAGTACGCCTCCGGGGTGAGCCGGAGTTTTGGTCCGTGACTGGTCCGGAAGCGCTGGTCAGGAGTGGGACACCGGTGGGATGAACTGGGAGGTCCGGCGTAAAGCTACCCCCGATATGCGGGGTGAGTGAGAGGCGCCTGACGGGCAAAAGCCCAGGTCAGGCGCCTCTTTTCGTGCCCCTGGAAGAAGCCGAGCTTCTTCGGCGAGTAGCTGACCAGCAGGTTCTTCGAGTGCTGGTGGTACGCGCCTCGCATGGCCTCTGACCAGCGGAAACGGCCACGACTCGACCCGGCTGCGGGCGGCTGGTCCGCGTATGGCCCGGATCTTGGTCGGCACGGAGTGGGTCCCTGACCGATGGCCCGTGGCGGCGGCGAGCCGGCACACAACGAGGGGCGGGCCGACAGGTCTCCACGGAGAATGCCTCGATCCAACGGGCTACGAGAGAGAAAATCGCCAGGGCTAGGATGCGGTCTGTCGGCGCCTGAGACCGATCAGGCCGTCGGGGGAGCGGAAGAATGCCATCCACTTATTCAATCAGGTGCTCGAATCTCGGCGCAGTCCCGCACGGCGACCGTACTTCAGTAGGTGGCCCGGCTGAGGTGGGCAGCAGGGCACCCAGCGAGACGATCATGTCCTGTAACGTCGCACGCCCCACTGGCGCCGACCCAGGGAGCATTTGCGGTACAGCCATCAAGGCGCCTCCCCCTTGCCGATGACGATGTCTCCGTTACGGGTGTGAATCCTCACGGCATGGTCACTTGTGTCGTCTTTCGTGACATCCATTGTGATGTCGCCCTTCTTGGCGGCCGTGTCGACTGCGTACGTCGCCTCCGGCAGGCCGAGCCGAACGTCGCCGTCCTGGCTTCGCACATCGACGAGGTCAGGTGCGGAGACGAAGTTCAGCTCGTTGTCGCCGTTCCGTGAGGCGACGGTGACCGACCTTGCGGAGATCCTGTCGCCTTCGATGGTTCCATCGCGGCCTTCCAGATCCAGATGGGGCCCGCTGAGGTCCGACAGCCGCATGTCGCCGGCTTTGGCCGAGAAGTCTGCGGTGAAGCCCGTGGCTTCAACAAGACCCTTGTCGTTCTCGGCAGTGATCGCGACGTCGCGCGGTACCTTCACGGTGTACTTCGCGCCGCAGTTGACGGAGAGGCCCGTGCAGTCCAGCGAGAGCGTGAGAACGCCCCCTTCAAGCTTCCATCCGGATTCTATTTCGCCGCCAACTTTCGTACCGCTGACCTGCCGCGTCACCCGAACGCCCTTGACATCGGCGGCTACGAGTTCCAGGTCGGCGGAGTCGGACTTCACGGTCAGGCTGTCCCCACTGAAATCAAACATTTTCGATTCCACGACTGTGTTCGCCGGGGCACCGTCCGGACTGCATCCCGTGGCTGCGACAGTGAGGATCGCGACACCCCCGAGGACGAGCACAGCGTGAGGCCTAATTCCCATTGATTCATTCCTTCATAGTTCTGGACATGCAGGTGACGCATGCCGTTCATGGTGGTGGTTGGTTCAAAGGGCGCGATCGCATCGGTGGCGAGTTCGTTCCGTGGCGTCAGCAGGCAACCTGAATACCGGGCGGGGGATTCTGCTGTCGCGGCGACCGGTACGGACGTCGCCCTGCTTCACGAGCGCAGAGCCCGGGCTGCGACCGTGCGTGACACACGGGCGGCTTGGAGAGCCAGAGCGAGGCAGGTGGTCACAAGCGTCACGCCGGCGAGCACGCCGAGAGTCGCCCAGGGGAGGCCGTCCAGAACCCGGACGACGCTGATCTTGGCGCCCACGGCGATAGTGGCACTCGTCACCGCGATGGAGATCGCACCGAAGATGATCGCCGTCCCCGCGTAGATCACTCCCTCATAGATCGTTGATCGGGTGACCACGCCCGGTCGCGCACCGGCGACCGCCACGATGGCGGAATCACGTGTGCGTTCCCGCCCGACCAGAGCGATCACAGCAAGGCCGCCGACCCAGGACACGACGAAGACCCAGCCCAGCACGACCAGGACATCGTCCAGCCCGGCGGCGCTTCCGGGCATGACGTTCCCCATGACCATGAAGAGTCCGACGAACGACAAGGAGAGGGCGAAGGGCAGCACCGTGGCGACGCTTCTCGCCGCGCGGGTGCGGCACGATTGCACGGCAAGGTGCCAGGCGACACCGCGCGAGGGCAGGAGTGCGGTCCAGAACCTCATCAGAGGTGTGAGCACCCACGGCCCCATCAGCAGCAACAGGCAGATGAGAAAGAGGTCGCCGGCGAAAGCGAAGGCCGTCCGCTGTGCGATCCCGCCTTCGAGTTCGAGTCCCAGCCCGGGAATCCACATCCCGACCACACCGGCGAGGAGGCAGAGGGCGAGAACGCTGCGCGTGACGCCGGGCCGCGCCGGTGGATCAGAGAGGTCTCGGAACGCGCGCATCTCCGGTGTCTTGGCGGCGCGGCGCGTGACTCCCCAGCCGCCGAGCAGACACGGAACCACTCCGGACAGCACGCTCGCCCCGACGTGCCAGAGCTGGAATCCGGCCGTGGCTCCGTGCAGGTCGAGTCCCGTGGTCGTCCACTGTGAGAGCGTGGTGCTCGCGACAAGAGGGGCCAGCGGTACTGCCAGCGCGCCGGCTGCAGTGCCGAGCACGATCAGTTCCGTGCGCAGAATGGATCTGATGCGATTGCGCGGGATCCCGAGGATCGCCCACAGGGCGTGATCGCGTCGCTGGGTCGTCAAGGTCAGTCCGACGGTGGATGCGACGATGCCCACGGCGGCAAGCACGGTGAAGAAGACGATGTTGCCGCCGAGTGCGATCGACGCGGAGACCATCCGCGCATCACCCGCCGCCCGCGCTGCCGAGACGGCGGTGAACATGGCGATGACCGAGCCCGCTGCGCATGCCGCACCGACCACTGCGCACAGGAACGTCCACAACCACATGGACGCCTGCATCCGAATGTCCGACAGGACAAGTCGCATCACGACGCCTGCTCACCCGCTTCGTCCTCCGACTGCGCCGCGAGGACGGCATCGCTCACCGCGTGGGAGTCGCCACCAGGAATGACGGCGTGCACTCGCCCGGACCCCAGCACCACGGCCTGGTCAGCACGTGCGGCCGCATGAGGATCGTGTGTGACCATGAGGACCGTGGTTCCCTGCGCGGGAAGTGCCTGCAGCCAATCGAGCACGACGTGACCCGACTTGAGGTCGAGCGCGCCGGTCGGCTCGTCGGCGAAGACGATCCGCGGCTGATTCGCGACGACCCGGGCCACCGCGACGCGCTGGCGTTCCCCTCCGGAGAGCCGGTCGGGGCGCCGCCGCGCGTGCTGGGCGATACCGAGCCTCGACATGGCGTCGCCGACCCTCGACCTGGGTACCCGATGGCCGGCGAGTCGCGCCGGCAGGGCGATGTTGTCCTCGACCGTCAGCGAGCTGACGAGGTTGTACTCCTGGAAGATGAATCCGACGTTCTCACTGCGGAATGCGGCCTGCTTGCGAGGGGGGAGCGACAGGACATCCGTTCCCAGGACCTCGATGGAACCCGCGGTCGCTTGCTCCAGACCAGCCATGCAGAGCAGGAGCGTCGACTTGCCCGACCCGGAGGGGCCGACGATGGCGGTCAGCCGGCCTTCGGGAATGTCCAGGTCGATATCGTGCAGGACGCGCGTCGTCTCGCGTCGGCGGCCCGGGGCGGGGAAGTCCATATGTAGGCCGCGCAAACGGATGCACGGCACGGAAGCGGCAGCTGAGATAGGCATGCATCGAGCTAAGCAGGGCGCGGCGGGAGCCACACGGGTGTCTGCACTGCTTGAAGGTAGACCTAGGTCTACCTTTTGCGCGATCCGCAGTATGCGACAATGGCGGGCATGGCGCAGATTCGTATTGCCCGGAGGGTGCTGACGGAATGCATCGCGGCAATGGCTTTTCCGATTCTGCTGCTTTCCATTCTCGTCGCGCCGGTCTCGGCCCCGGTGGTGGCGGAGACGGACCGTTCGAGAGCCCGGTGGTGCGGCGTCGAGACGATGCCCCTGAAACCCTCGGACCACAGCTGGGCAAAGTGGGTGGTACTCCGGCTGCGTTCACGGTCGATGTGGCGCACCGACCTCCCGGTTTTCGTGACCGCCGTACTCCTGTCCGCACTGTCACTGCTGGTGGCCTTCTTCGGATTCATCGGCGCTGCCGCGTTGGTGTTCTCCCCCGTCTTCTGGCTCTTCGGTATCGCTGCGCAGGTCGGTCCATTCACCCCTGAATCCGTTGGGGAAACGCTCCTGGCGATGCCCGCAGGCATCGTTCTCGGCGTGGTCACCACTACCGTACTGACCGGCACATCATTTCTTCGCGACTTTCTCCTGCGCGCCTTCTCCAGAAACCGGGACCCGGATCTGCTCGCGAAACTGGAGGAGCTCCGGACCAGTCGGGCTTCGCTGACAGCGGCCTTCGAATTCGAGCGACAACGCATCGAACGCGATCTGCACGACGGCGCCCAACAGGAACTCGTCGCCGTCGTCATGCGTCTCGGGATGCTGGAAGCCACGGCCACGGCCACGGCCGCAGCCGCCGACCAGGAACGAATCGTGCGGCTGGCACGGCAGGCCCAGGCTCACGCGGAGCGCGCACTCGAACGGCTGAGGGACACGGTGCGCGACATCCATCCCCGTGAACTGAGCGACCTCGGTCTCATCGCCGCCGTCCGAGAGCTGGCCGCACGATCACCTTTGCGGGTCGAACTGACCAGCACCGGCGATGACGCCCAGCTTTCGTCACCGACTGCGACCGCCGTATACTTCACGGTGTCCGAAGCCCTGACGAACATCTCGAAACACGCAGGTGTGGGAAACGCTCGGATCGACCTACGATGCGCCACGACAGACGTACACGTGCGTGTGCACGACGATGGTGTCGGCGGTGCGAGAATCGACACGGGCTCCGGGCTCGCCGGACTGCGCGAGCGAATGCGAAGCGTCGGCGGGAATCTCGAAATTCTCAGCCCACCGGGTGGCGGGACGCTGGTTGTAGCGTCCGCTCCCAGCCAACCCCCATGGTGATAAATTGAAGCAGGACGTTCCCCGGGGAGGGGGGTCATGAGAATTGTTCTGGCAGATGACAGCGTGCTGATAAGGGCCGGCATCCGGGAAATCTTGACCTCCCACGCTCATGATGTCATCCGCGAATGCGAGGACGCCGACGAACTGGTTGCCGTAGTCGACGAGCTGGTGCATGCCGGAGCCGCCCCGAACATGGTGATCACGGATGTCCGCATGCCCCCCAAAAACACCGACGACGGACTGCGTGCCGCGATCGATCTGCGCTCCCGTCACCGGGACCTGCCGGTGTTGGTTCTCTCCGCCTACGTCACGGGCCCCTATGTGAGGGAGCTTCTGAACGGCCCGGGTGCCGACGGAGCCGTCGGATACCTGCTCAAGGAGAAAGTGGGCAGAGTCGCCGACTTCCTGCGAGCTGTCGAGACGGTCTCCGCAGGTGGCGTCGTGATCGACCCCGAGGTTGTTCGCCACGTCACCCGCGCGGACTCGCCACAGGGGCCGCTTGCCCGGCTCACCGCTCGGGAAAGGGAAGTGCTCGCCCACATGGCCGAAGGGCACTCCAACGCAGAAATCGCGGCGGAGCTGTTTCTTTCCGGCGCTGCCGTGAGTAAGCATGTGGCGAACGTTTTCGTGAAGCTCGGCATGCCTCCCGACGAGGACAATCGGCGCGTCAAGGCCATTCTGGCCTGGTTCGAATACAATTGAGGATTGGCCCCGGGTACCGTCCAGCAGCGCCCACAGCTCCGTGAGCCTTGCGTCGGTGCCGCAGGTTTTGGGAGGGCTCTCAACACGTGTCGGCCCCAGAATCCTGTTCCCTACGAGCTCGTAACACGATCTTGTTGAAGCGTCCCGGTCGGCCGTGACCGGATCGAGCAGTCCATGGAGGAGTGGGGCCGCGTCAGCCGGGGCGAGGCGTCTGGGGGGTGGTCCGTGACTGGTCCGGAAGAGCTGGTCAGGAGTGGGATACCGGTGGGATGAACGGGGAGTTTCGGCGCAAACGAGACCCTTTTCTCGGCAAGGCAAACGAGAGGCGCCTGACGGGCAAAGGCCCAGGTCAGGCGCCTCTTTTCGTGCCGCTAGAAGAAGCCGAGCTTCTTCGGCGAGTACGACACGAGAAGATTCTTCGTCTGCTGGTAGTGGTCCAGCATCATGCGGTGCGTCTCGCGGCCGATGCCCGACTGCTTGTAGCCGCCGAAAGCGGCGTGGGCCGGGTACGCGTGGTAGCAGTTCGTCCAGACGCGGCCCGCCTGGATCGCGCGGCCCGCGCGGTAGGCGGTGTTCGTGTCGCGGGTCCAGACGCCGGCGCCGAGGCCGTACAGCGTGTCGTTGGCCGTGCGGATCGCGTCGTCGAAGTCGGTGAAGGAGGTCACCGCGACCACCGGGCCGAAGATCTCCTCCTGGAAGATCCGCATGCGGTTGTCACCCTCGAAGATCGTCGGCTGGACGTAGTAGCCGCCCGCCAAGTCCCCGTCGTACGTGACCTGCCGGCCACCCGTCAGGATCTTCGCGCCCTCCTGCTGGCCGATCTCCAGGTACGAGAGGATCTTGCGGAGCTGCTCGGCGGAGGCCTGGGCGCCGATCATCGTGGTCGGATCCAGGGGGTGGCCCGGGACGATCTGTTCCGTGCGGGCGATCGCCGCCTCCAGGAACTCGCTGTAGTGGCCGCGCTGGACGAGGGCGCGCGACGGGCACGTGCACACCTCGCCCTGGTTGAGGGCGAACATCGTGAAGCCTTCCAGGGCCTTGTCCCGGAAGTCGTCGTCCGCCGCCCACACGTCGTCGAAGAAGATGTTCGGCGACTTGCCGCCGAGTTCGAGCGTGACCGGCTTCAGGTTCTCCGACGCGTACCCCATGATCAGGCGGCCCGTCGACGTCTCCCCGGTGAACGCGATCTTCGCCACGCGCGGCGAGGAGGCGAGCGGCTTGCCCGCCTCCTCGCCGAAGCCGTTGACGATGTTCAGCACGCCCGGCGGCAGCAGGTCCGCGACCAGGCTCAGCCAGAAGTGCACGGAGGCCGGGGTCTGTTCGGCGGGCTTCAGGATCACCGCGTTGCCCGCCGCCAGCGCCGGGGCGAGCTTCCAGACCGCCATCAGGATCGGGAAGTTCCACGGGATGATCTGCGCGACGACGCCCAACGGCTCGTGGAAGTGGTATGCGACGGTGTCGTCGTCGATCTCGCTCAGCGAACCCTCCTGGGCCCGCAGCGCCCCCGCGAAGTAGCGGAAGTGGTCGATCGCGAGCGGGATGTCGGCGGCCAGCGTCTCTCGTACGGGCTTGCCGTTGTCCCAGCTCTCCGCGACCGCGAGCGCCTCCAGGTTGCTCTCCATCCGGTCCGCGATCCTCAGGAGGACGCTCGCGCGCTCCGCCGGTGCCGTCCGGCCCCACCCCGGAGCCGCCGCGTGCGCCGCGTCGAGCGCGCGTTCCACGTCCTCGGCGGTACCGCGGGCGACCTCGGTGAACGTGCGGCCGTCGACCGGGCTCGGGTTCTCGAAGTACCGGCCGCGCGCCGGGGCGACGTACTCGCCACCGATCCAGTGGTCGTAGCGGTCCGCGTACGACATGAGCGCGCCCTCGGTGCCGGGTGCGGCGTATCGGGTCATCGGCATGGCCTCCCTCGGTGCGCCGGCCGTCCCTGGCCGGCGCTCACCGTCGAGTCTGCGGACCCGAACGTTGCAATCCCGTTGCATCGCAGGCCAGTTCCGCCTCCAGGGAGTCGAGCCGGGCGCGTACGGGAGGGAGTTGGGACGCCGGGACGGCCGTGCACAGTGCCCGCCAGATCGCGATGTCCTCCTCGCCCCACGTGCTGTACGCCCAGTCCGCGAGCAGCCCCGGATCGCCCCGCTCCACCAGCGCCGCCCGCAGCCGGTCCGCCAGCCGCTCCCGCAGCCGTACGACCCCGGGGGCGAGCGAGGCCGGCAGCAGCGGGCCCGCGTACTCGGCGGCCGCCGCCGAGACGGCCCCCGAGGCGAGCCGCCGGTCGACCGTCGTGAAGTCCGCGTCCACCACGCCCTCCAGCCGGTACGGGCGCGACCGCAGCACGTCGGGGCCGAGCAGCGCGCGGAGCCGGGACAGCTCCGCCCGCAGCGTCACCGGGGTGACCGACTCGTCCTCGTACAGCAGTGTCAGGAGCTCGTCGCCGCCCACCCCCTCCGGGCGGTGCGCGAGGACCACCAGGATCTCGCTGTGACGGCGGGACAGACGGACCC
Above is a genomic segment from Streptomyces sp. NBC_00094 containing:
- a CDS encoding response regulator transcription factor, whose translation is MRIVLADDSVLIRAGIREILTSHAHDVIRECEDADELVAVVDELVHAGAAPNMVITDVRMPPKNTDDGLRAAIDLRSRHRDLPVLVLSAYVTGPYVRELLNGPGADGAVGYLLKEKVGRVADFLRAVETVSAGGVVIDPEVVRHVTRADSPQGPLARLTAREREVLAHMAEGHSNAEIAAELFLSGAAVSKHVANVFVKLGMPPDEDNRRVKAILAWFEYN
- a CDS encoding DUF4097 family beta strand repeat-containing protein; amino-acid sequence: MFDFSGDSLTVKSDSADLELVAADVKGVRVTRQVSGTKVGGEIESGWKLEGGVLTLSLDCTGLSVNCGAKYTVKVPRDVAITAENDKGLVEATGFTADFSAKAGDMRLSDLSGPHLDLEGRDGTIEGDRISARSVTVASRNGDNELNFVSAPDLVDVRSQDGDVRLGLPEATYAVDTAAKKGDITMDVTKDDTSDHAVRIHTRNGDIVIGKGEAP
- a CDS encoding aldehyde dehydrogenase family protein, with amino-acid sequence MTRYAAPGTEGALMSYADRYDHWIGGEYVAPARGRYFENPSPVDGRTFTEVARGTAEDVERALDAAHAAAPGWGRTAPAERASVLLRIADRMESNLEALAVAESWDNGKPVRETLAADIPLAIDHFRYFAGALRAQEGSLSEIDDDTVAYHFHEPLGVVAQIIPWNFPILMAVWKLAPALAAGNAVILKPAEQTPASVHFWLSLVADLLPPGVLNIVNGFGEEAGKPLASSPRVAKIAFTGETSTGRLIMGYASENLKPVTLELGGKSPNIFFDDVWAADDDFRDKALEGFTMFALNQGEVCTCPSRALVQRGHYSEFLEAAIARTEQIVPGHPLDPTTMIGAQASAEQLRKILSYLEIGQQEGAKILTGGRQVTYDGDLAGGYYVQPTIFEGDNRMRIFQEEIFGPVVAVTSFTDFDDAIRTANDTLYGLGAGVWTRDTNTAYRAGRAIQAGRVWTNCYHAYPAHAAFGGYKQSGIGRETHRMMLDHYQQTKNLLVSYSPKKLGFF
- a CDS encoding sensor histidine kinase — encoded protein: MAQIRIARRVLTECIAAMAFPILLLSILVAPVSAPVVAETDRSRARWCGVETMPLKPSDHSWAKWVVLRLRSRSMWRTDLPVFVTAVLLSALSLLVAFFGFIGAAALVFSPVFWLFGIAAQVGPFTPESVGETLLAMPAGIVLGVVTTTVLTGTSFLRDFLLRAFSRNRDPDLLAKLEELRTSRASLTAAFEFERQRIERDLHDGAQQELVAVVMRLGMLEATATATAAAADQERIVRLARQAQAHAERALERLRDTVRDIHPRELSDLGLIAAVRELAARSPLRVELTSTGDDAQLSSPTATAVYFTVSEALTNISKHAGVGNARIDLRCATTDVHVRVHDDGVGGARIDTGSGLAGLRERMRSVGGNLEILSPPGGGTLVVASAPSQPPW
- a CDS encoding ABC transporter permease — its product is MRLVLSDIRMQASMWLWTFLCAVVGAACAAGSVIAMFTAVSAARAAGDARMVSASIALGGNIVFFTVLAAVGIVASTVGLTLTTQRRDHALWAILGIPRNRIRSILRTELIVLGTAAGALAVPLAPLVASTTLSQWTTTGLDLHGATAGFQLWHVGASVLSGVVPCLLGGWGVTRRAAKTPEMRAFRDLSDPPARPGVTRSVLALCLLAGVVGMWIPGLGLELEGGIAQRTAFAFAGDLFLICLLLLMGPWVLTPLMRFWTALLPSRGVAWHLAVQSCRTRAARSVATVLPFALSLSFVGLFMVMGNVMPGSAAGLDDVLVVLGWVFVVSWVGGLAVIALVGRERTRDSAIVAVAGARPGVVTRSTIYEGVIYAGTAIIFGAISIAVTSATIAVGAKISVVRVLDGLPWATLGVLAGVTLVTTCLALALQAARVSRTVAARALRS
- a CDS encoding ABC transporter ATP-binding protein, with protein sequence MDFPAPGRRRETTRVLHDIDLDIPEGRLTAIVGPSGSGKSTLLLCMAGLEQATAGSIEVLGTDVLSLPPRKQAAFRSENVGFIFQEYNLVSSLTVEDNIALPARLAGHRVPRSRVGDAMSRLGIAQHARRRPDRLSGGERQRVAVARVVANQPRIVFADEPTGALDLKSGHVVLDWLQALPAQGTTVLMVTHDPHAAARADQAVVLGSGRVHAVIPGGDSHAVSDAVLAAQSEDEAGEQAS